In the genome of Bremerella sp. P1, the window AGCCAAAATCCTGTTTCTGATCGGCTAGTTGCGTCGCTGCAACTGCCGCAAGAGAACACATGTCTGAATTCTATCGACGCAGCTTCTAGACCTATCAAAACGCGCAAGATGTGTCGTAACACGCGATATTCTGTTGCAATTTGGGCGATATCCCGGTATTATCAATCTCGCGGGTCAATCGCCTTTTCTTTTTCTTTTCTATTCTTTTCGCTAACACGAGGTTTTCCCATGCGAAAACAAGGCTTTACGCTGGTCGAATTGTTAGTTGTCATCGCGATTATTGGGGTATTGATTGCCCTCCTTCTCCCGGCAGTGCAGCAAGCACGCGAGGCAGCACGGCGGATGCAGTGCACCAACAACTTGAAGCAAATCGCCATCGGCATGCACAACTATCACGACACGTTCGGATCGTTTCCATGTGGTTCCTTGGCATTAAGGAGCCATCAGAGCAACGCGGAAAACAATGGCGTCTGGTATCGAGGGATGCATGGCTGGCCGGCGCTGATGTTAGATTTTGTCGAAGCGGCTAATCTGGCAGAACGGATCGACACCAGTAAGTTGGCCTGGACGAGCGAACGGGGAGACAACTACTTCGATCAGTATGGTTCGCACGGCGATACGGCCAATCAGTACGCTGCCCAGAACATGCCGCCCACGTTCGTCTGTCCGAGTGCGGCCCGACGTGGTTC includes:
- a CDS encoding DUF1559 domain-containing protein, which gives rise to MRKQGFTLVELLVVIAIIGVLIALLLPAVQQAREAARRMQCTNNLKQIAIGMHNYHDTFGSFPCGSLALRSHQSNAENNGVWYRGMHGWPALMLDFVEAANLAERIDTSKLAWTSERGDNYFDQYGSHGDTANQYAAQNMPPTFVCPSAARRGSELEFKDYAMNAGNSGSSCCPERATNFNGIGFKNSNVSFKDITDGTSNTFLLLEQKHNNDVQELKDQNAASNPFFWVNHNSEGLAIANQGGTSFPPNVIINNLACRTSRSDHPGGLLASMCDGSVNFIPETIARDPWRALHTRNGNEVVTLP